One Candidatus Kaelpia aquatica genomic region harbors:
- a CDS encoding citrate/2-methylcitrate synthase — MSSKEIKDIKNLILDAKKEARKSNEKDIKPAFTGPISWPVDCTVGPGLEGAIACESAIGYVNGAQGELIYRGYDVFDLCAYSTFEEVSYLLLYGNLPTKSELNKFKKDLLASRSIPQTIRLMMGFPVKDINTMAALRIGTNFMRHERTFIDRAEYCPDIETTISSDEDSIPMETYPTGEKHAIYEFKNKIIKKPKEVDENLHGPMAEKAYIDLIAGVSSVVGAVSRFRADSFPVNPDPELSHAGNLIYMITGRKPDPVEERIMDIVLILHADHGMNASTFATMVVASTLSDIYFAVGSGIAALNGPLHGGANEQVLNTLNEIGSSSNVDSWYQNAREKKMKIVGFGHRVYKAYDPRARVLGPLAEYLIKSRGDRDAKNLFAIARKLEKKVISTLGKDKGVFPNVDFYSGLVYSALGISKALFTPIFAASRVSGWTARVREYHARNRIFRPRAVYSGEFDRKYIPIERR, encoded by the coding sequence ATGAGTAGTAAAGAGATTAAAGATATTAAAAATTTAATATTGGATGCTAAGAAGGAAGCTCGTAAGAGCAACGAGAAAGATATCAAGCCAGCTTTTACAGGCCCTATCAGTTGGCCTGTGGATTGTACTGTTGGACCGGGCCTAGAAGGTGCTATTGCTTGTGAGAGTGCGATTGGGTATGTTAATGGCGCTCAAGGCGAACTTATATATAGAGGTTATGATGTGTTTGATCTCTGTGCCTATTCGACTTTTGAAGAGGTATCATACCTTCTTTTATATGGTAATTTGCCTACTAAGTCTGAGTTAAATAAGTTTAAGAAAGATTTATTAGCATCAAGATCTATTCCTCAGACGATACGTCTTATGATGGGTTTTCCCGTGAAAGATATAAACACTATGGCAGCTTTGCGTATAGGTACTAATTTTATGCGTCATGAAAGGACTTTTATTGACAGAGCTGAATATTGTCCTGATATTGAAACAACTATCAGTTCCGATGAGGATTCTATTCCTATGGAAACCTATCCTACAGGAGAAAAGCATGCGATATATGAGTTTAAAAATAAAATTATCAAGAAGCCTAAAGAGGTAGATGAAAATCTTCATGGCCCCATGGCTGAGAAAGCCTATATTGATTTAATAGCCGGTGTCTCTAGTGTTGTCGGAGCTGTATCTCGTTTTAGAGCCGATTCTTTTCCGGTTAATCCTGACCCTGAGCTAAGTCATGCTGGGAACTTGATATATATGATTACAGGTAGAAAGCCTGATCCAGTTGAAGAACGTATTATGGATATAGTACTTATTCTTCATGCAGATCATGGTATGAATGCCAGTACTTTCGCTACCATGGTTGTGGCTTCAACTTTATCAGATATCTATTTTGCAGTTGGCTCAGGTATAGCTGCTCTAAACGGCCCTCTTCATGGAGGCGCTAATGAACAGGTTTTAAATACACTTAACGAAATTGGATCCAGCAGTAATGTTGATTCTTGGTATCAGAATGCCAGGGAGAAAAAGATGAAAATTGTTGGTTTTGGACATCGAGTCTATAAAGCCTATGATCCAAGAGCTAGAGTTCTAGGACCCCTAGCAGAGTATCTTATTAAGAGTAGAGGCGATAGAGATGCCAAAAATCTGTTTGCAATTGCAAGAAAATTAGAGAAGAAGGTTATCTCTACTTTAGGTAAAGATAAAGGGGTGTTCCCCAATGTAGATTTTTACTCCGGACTTGTCTACAGTGCTTTAGGTATATCAAAAGCACTATTTACTCCTATATTTGCTGCAAGCAGGGTATCTGGCTGGACTGCACGGGTAAGAGAGTACCATGCGCGTAATCGTATTTTCCGTCCTCGAGCTGTCTATTCTGGAGAGTTTGATAGAAAATATATTCCAATAGAAAGACGCTAA
- a CDS encoding peptide chain release factor-like protein: MPLKKEKQDELKSRMDRLGIKEDDLQETFTRSSGHGGQKVNKTSSCVCLKHIPTGLQVKCQRERSQNLNRFFARRRLLSKIEEMILGKESAEKKIVEKIKRQKRKRSKRAKEKISHDKKLRSKKKEQRSHVPIRDEFK; the protein is encoded by the coding sequence ATGCCGCTAAAGAAAGAAAAACAGGATGAGTTAAAGAGCAGAATGGATAGGCTGGGGATTAAAGAGGATGATCTCCAGGAAACATTCACTCGCTCTAGCGGTCATGGTGGCCAGAAAGTCAATAAAACATCAAGCTGTGTCTGTTTAAAGCATATTCCTACCGGTCTTCAAGTTAAATGTCAAAGAGAACGGTCTCAAAATTTAAATAGGTTTTTTGCAAGAAGAAGGCTTCTAAGTAAGATTGAAGAGATGATTTTAGGTAAAGAGTCAGCAGAGAAGAAGATAGTAGAGAAAATAAAGAGGCAGAAACGCAAAAGATCAAAAAGAGCTAAAGAGAAGATATCACATGATAAAAAGCTAAGGTCTAAAAAGAAAGAGCA